In one window of Rhodanobacter sp. FDAARGOS 1247 DNA:
- a CDS encoding DUF1801 domain-containing protein, translating to MTAKAAADDASAKITARIEALDDWRGEMLAQVRQLIREADPEITEEWKWAKPTSGGTPVWSHAGIVCTGESYKDKVKLTFARGASVSDPKKLFNASLEGGTRRAIDLHENASIPATAFRQLIRAAVALNVAAQAERAAKRKQGSRRGG from the coding sequence ATGACAGCGAAAGCCGCGGCAGATGACGCTTCCGCCAAGATCACCGCGCGGATCGAGGCGCTGGATGACTGGCGCGGCGAGATGCTCGCGCAGGTGCGCCAGCTGATCCGCGAGGCCGATCCGGAGATCACCGAAGAGTGGAAGTGGGCCAAGCCCACCTCGGGCGGAACGCCGGTGTGGTCGCACGCGGGCATCGTCTGTACCGGCGAGTCGTACAAGGACAAGGTGAAGCTCACCTTCGCCCGCGGCGCATCGGTCAGCGATCCGAAAAAGCTCTTCAATGCCAGCCTCGAAGGCGGCACCCGGCGGGCCATCGACCTGCACGAGAACGCCAGCATTCCGGCCACCGCCTTCAGGCAGCTGATACGTGCCGCGGTGGCGCTCAACGTGGCCGCGCAGGCGGAGCGTGCGGCAAAGCGGAAGCAGGGTTCGCGCCGAGGCGGGTGA
- a CDS encoding AbrB/MazE/SpoVT family DNA-binding domain-containing protein codes for MKLKITTIGNSAGVILPRELLARLRLEKGDELFALETPDGIRLTTYDPNLARQMEVAEEVMRKRRTLLHKLAQ; via the coding sequence ATGAAGCTCAAGATCACCACCATCGGCAACTCCGCCGGCGTCATCCTGCCGCGTGAACTGCTGGCCCGTCTGCGCCTGGAAAAAGGCGACGAGCTGTTCGCCCTGGAAACCCCCGACGGCATCCGCCTCACCACCTACGATCCGAACCTGGCCAGGCAGATGGAAGTGGCCGAGGAAGTGATGCGCAAGCGGCGCACCTTGCTGCACAAGCTGGCGCAATAG
- a CDS encoding type II toxin-antitoxin system death-on-curing family toxin codes for MIIWIERPLAIAIHERQLAEHGGGIGVRDDHLLDSALARPQQAHAYGDPPPDLADLAASLAFGLARNHPFVDGNKRTAAVACETFIMLNGGVLAADDLELYPQYLALAEGSLPEAEFAAWLRQHIRLDAGSSLNEAPARYAR; via the coding sequence ATGATCATCTGGATCGAACGACCGCTCGCCATCGCGATCCACGAACGCCAGTTGGCCGAACATGGCGGCGGCATCGGCGTGCGCGACGACCACCTGCTGGACTCGGCGCTGGCCCGCCCGCAACAAGCGCACGCCTACGGCGATCCACCGCCCGATCTTGCCGACCTGGCCGCCAGCCTCGCCTTCGGCCTGGCACGCAACCACCCCTTCGTCGACGGCAACAAGCGCACGGCGGCCGTGGCTTGCGAAACCTTCATCATGCTCAACGGAGGCGTCCTCGCTGCCGATGACCTTGAGCTGTATCCGCAGTATCTCGCCCTCGCCGAAGGCAGCCTGCCTGAAGCCGAGTTCGCCGCATGGTTGCGCCAGCACATCAGGCTCGACGCCGGTTCAAGCCTCAACGAGGCGCCGGCACGCTACGCGCGCTGA
- a CDS encoding alpha/beta hydrolase: protein MKAFIAALGLLALCASVQAKTPVWQPAAGHAQVPIWPGAAPDLQPVPGPETAKVSEKLLAGKPATAVTNVTQPTMTVYAPTGKNTGAAVIVIPGGGFQILAIDLEGTETCDWLTSRGITCVLLKYRVPSLPYDWKCDCRPHNFALSVSSLQDVQRTMRLVRSQAAALHVDPHRIGVLGYSAGGFLVAEISTNFDRHLYAPVDAADRESARPDFAMPIYPGHLTRGDGKLNPNIPVSATTPPTFLLQAEDDYVDGVDQALVYYTALAQAKVPAEMHLYAHGGHAFGLRPTANPITGWSKLAEAWLHTIGMVQD from the coding sequence ATGAAAGCTTTCATCGCCGCGCTTGGGTTGCTGGCGCTTTGCGCCAGCGTGCAGGCGAAGACACCGGTGTGGCAGCCTGCTGCCGGACACGCGCAGGTTCCGATCTGGCCGGGCGCGGCGCCGGACCTGCAGCCGGTGCCCGGGCCGGAAACGGCGAAGGTCAGCGAGAAGCTGCTGGCGGGCAAGCCGGCGACGGCGGTCACCAATGTCACGCAGCCCACCATGACGGTGTACGCGCCCACGGGGAAGAACACGGGCGCGGCGGTGATCGTGATTCCCGGCGGCGGCTTCCAGATCCTTGCCATCGACCTGGAAGGCACCGAGACCTGCGACTGGCTGACTTCGCGAGGCATCACCTGCGTGCTGCTGAAGTATCGCGTGCCGAGCCTGCCTTACGACTGGAAGTGCGACTGCCGTCCGCACAATTTCGCCTTGTCGGTGTCCTCGTTGCAGGACGTGCAGCGGACGATGCGGCTGGTGCGTTCGCAAGCCGCCGCACTGCACGTCGATCCGCACAGGATCGGCGTGCTGGGCTACTCGGCTGGCGGTTTCCTGGTGGCGGAGATCAGCACGAACTTCGATCGCCACCTGTATGCGCCGGTGGATGCGGCCGACCGGGAAAGCGCGCGACCGGATTTCGCCATGCCGATCTATCCCGGGCACCTGACCCGGGGTGACGGCAAGTTGAATCCGAACATTCCGGTTTCAGCCACGACGCCGCCGACGTTCCTGCTGCAGGCGGAAGACGATTACGTGGATGGGGTGGATCAGGCGCTGGTCTACTACACCGCGCTGGCGCAGGCGAAGGTGCCGGCGGAAATGCACCTGTATGCGCATGGTGGCCATGCCTTCGGCTTGCGTCCCACCGCGAATCCGATCACCGGCTGGTCGAAGCTGGCCGAAGCGTGGCTACACACGATCGGCATGGTGCAGGACTGA
- the murD gene encoding UDP-N-acetylmuramoyl-L-alanine--D-glutamate ligase, which translates to MRFADLQGQRVAVWGFGREGRAAIHALRLRCPQLSLVLFCSAGEVDAAHAFDGALEVVAGEPDAAALAQFDVLVKSPGVSAYKPALLAAQAQGTAVTSGTALWFGENPDARVIAVTGTKGKSTTSAMIAHLARSLSVRTALAGNIGLPLLELLDQHAELWVIELSSFQTGEAGSVELGVVTSLYEEHLDWHGSRERYVADKLRLADVSRQLLVNALQPNLLALTGTHPQRLLFGRADGWHVAGEVICRGTQQVFPVAQLAAPGLHNALNACAALAALEAIGLDALAAAPSLASFRPLPHRLQPLGEHDGWHWVNDSISTTPLATLAALESLHDRTVTVLVGGHDRGLDWTPFVEAMRSAPAHAIVCMGSNGARIAEALRAAGVACSLTLVDNLAAAVAEARACTPAAGVILLSPGAPSFDQFKDYAERGRRFSALAGFDSAGIASIDGLGIEGMQGG; encoded by the coding sequence ATGCGTTTCGCCGATCTGCAAGGCCAGCGCGTGGCGGTATGGGGTTTCGGCCGCGAAGGCCGTGCCGCAATCCACGCCCTGCGCCTGCGTTGTCCGCAGCTGTCGCTGGTGCTGTTTTGCAGCGCCGGCGAAGTCGATGCGGCGCACGCTTTCGATGGCGCGCTCGAGGTGGTTGCCGGCGAACCGGACGCCGCGGCACTGGCGCAGTTCGACGTGTTGGTGAAGTCGCCTGGCGTGTCGGCGTACAAGCCCGCGCTGCTCGCGGCGCAGGCGCAGGGCACGGCGGTCACCTCGGGCACGGCGCTGTGGTTCGGCGAGAATCCCGACGCCCGCGTCATCGCCGTCACCGGCACCAAGGGCAAGAGCACCACCAGCGCGATGATCGCGCACCTGGCGCGGAGCTTGAGCGTGCGCACCGCGCTGGCCGGCAATATCGGCCTGCCGCTGCTGGAACTGCTCGACCAGCATGCGGAGTTGTGGGTGATCGAGTTGTCCAGCTTCCAGACCGGCGAAGCCGGGTCCGTGGAGCTGGGCGTGGTCACCAGCCTGTACGAAGAACACTTGGACTGGCACGGCTCGCGCGAGCGCTACGTGGCGGACAAATTGCGGCTGGCGGACGTGTCGCGCCAGCTGTTGGTGAACGCCTTGCAGCCAAACCTGCTGGCGCTCACCGGCACGCATCCGCAGCGCCTGCTGTTCGGCCGGGCCGACGGCTGGCATGTTGCAGGCGAGGTCATCTGCCGCGGTACGCAGCAGGTTTTCCCGGTGGCGCAGCTGGCCGCGCCCGGCCTGCACAACGCCTTGAACGCCTGCGCCGCGCTGGCCGCGCTGGAGGCGATCGGCCTGGACGCGCTGGCCGCCGCGCCGTCATTGGCAAGTTTCCGTCCGCTGCCGCATCGCCTGCAGCCGCTGGGCGAACACGATGGCTGGCACTGGGTCAACGACTCGATCAGCACCACGCCGCTGGCCACGCTGGCCGCGCTGGAAAGCCTGCACGACCGCACGGTGACCGTGCTGGTCGGTGGGCACGACCGCGGGCTTGACTGGACGCCGTTCGTCGAGGCGATGCGCAGCGCGCCGGCGCACGCGATCGTCTGCATGGGCAGCAACGGCGCGCGCATCGCCGAAGCCTTGCGCGCGGCAGGCGTCGCCTGCTCGCTGACCCTGGTCGACAACCTGGCCGCGGCGGTCGCCGAGGCCCGGGCCTGCACTCCCGCCGCGGGCGTGATCCTGCTTTCGCCGGGTGCGCCCAGCTTCGATCAGTTCAAGGATTATGCGGAGCGTGGGCGGCGGTTCAGCGCGTTGGCCGGTTTCGATTCGGCCGGGATCGCCAGCATCGACGGGCTGGGTATCGAGGGAATGCAGGGCGGCTGA
- the murL gene encoding UDP-N-acetyl-alpha-D-muramoyl-L-alanyl-L-glutamate epimerase has translation MQPRLTQVFRFTRASYADGVAEIGYAFDDGQELVETIRFPQAPAIPAERRAAFDAALKLLHLVAGVSYYKAGVPPKIELADGSLDDATADLLDALYLHGLAEFAYRNGLDLRGRISFPRSATSPSPLGGEGRGEGSGLPKAPSLNLPRRTLVPIGGGKDSLVAVEAIKSIGGEATAVWVGNSALIAACAERTGLPTLNIQRELAPGLFEMNRLGAWNGHIPVTAVNSAILAVAAILYGYDSIAFANERSASAATLEYDGQQVNHQWSKGYAFEQLLGSWLHTHVASDLDYCSLLRPYSELAITRAFAKLTPYFDAFSSCNRNFRLLGPKPVDRWCGQCPKCHFVFLALAPFLPKPRLLSIFGRNLLDDENQAAGFDALLEYQDHKPFECVGEGAEARAAMFALSQRPEWQEDALVTRFRSEILPQLDGSQLALEPWLEPSPEHRVPARLRPALKTIG, from the coding sequence ATGCAGCCCCGCCTGACCCAGGTGTTCCGGTTCACCCGTGCCAGCTACGCCGATGGCGTGGCCGAGATTGGCTATGCGTTCGATGATGGTCAGGAACTGGTCGAGACGATCCGCTTTCCGCAGGCGCCGGCGATACCGGCGGAGCGGCGCGCGGCGTTCGATGCGGCGCTGAAGCTGCTGCACCTGGTGGCCGGGGTCAGCTATTACAAGGCCGGCGTGCCGCCGAAGATCGAGCTGGCCGATGGTTCGTTGGACGACGCCACCGCCGACCTGCTCGACGCGCTGTACCTGCACGGCCTGGCCGAGTTCGCCTATCGCAACGGGCTGGACCTGCGCGGGCGCATAAGTTTTCCGCGAAGCGCAACATCTCCCTCTCCCCTGGGGGGAGAGGGTCGGGGTGAGGGGTCGGGTCTACCCAAGGCTCCATCACTCAACCTGCCCCGGCGCACCCTGGTGCCGATCGGCGGCGGCAAGGATTCGCTGGTCGCGGTGGAGGCGATCAAGTCCATCGGGGGCGAGGCGACCGCCGTGTGGGTCGGCAATTCGGCATTGATCGCGGCCTGCGCCGAGCGCACCGGCCTGCCCACCCTGAACATCCAGCGCGAACTGGCACCGGGGCTGTTCGAGATGAACCGGCTGGGCGCGTGGAACGGACATATCCCGGTGACCGCGGTGAACTCGGCGATCCTTGCCGTCGCCGCGATCCTGTACGGCTACGACTCCATCGCCTTCGCCAACGAGCGTTCCGCCTCGGCCGCCACGCTGGAATACGACGGTCAGCAGGTGAACCACCAGTGGAGCAAGGGCTACGCCTTCGAGCAGCTGCTGGGCAGCTGGCTGCACACGCACGTGGCCAGCGATCTCGATTACTGCTCGCTGCTGCGGCCGTATTCGGAGCTGGCGATCACCCGCGCGTTCGCGAAACTGACGCCGTACTTCGATGCGTTCTCCAGCTGCAATCGCAACTTCAGGTTGCTCGGCCCCAAGCCCGTCGACCGCTGGTGCGGGCAGTGCCCGAAGTGCCACTTCGTGTTCCTGGCGCTGGCGCCGTTCCTGCCCAAGCCGCGGCTGCTTTCCATCTTCGGCCGCAACCTGCTGGACGATGAAAACCAGGCCGCCGGGTTCGACGCGCTGCTGGAATACCAGGACCACAAGCCGTTCGAATGCGTGGGCGAGGGCGCCGAGGCGCGCGCCGCGATGTTCGCGCTGAGCCAGCGGCCGGAGTGGCAGGAAGATGCGCTGGTGACGCGCTTCCGCAGCGAGATCCTGCCGCAGCTGGATGGCTCGCAGCTGGCGCTGGAGCCGTGGCTGGAACCGTCGCCGGAGCACCGCGTGCCGGCACGCCTGCGGCCGGCGCTGAAGACGATCGGCTGA
- a CDS encoding endonuclease domain-containing protein has translation MKRQNVERARGLRRNQTDAERKLWYYLRNRRLSGHKFRRQQEIDQYIVDFVCVDAMLVIELDGGQHAERQEYDGRRTRYLQAKGYRVLRFWNNEALTKIESVLEVILEAVASPPPHPSPLPAGEREQLAPESEE, from the coding sequence ATGAAACGCCAAAATGTCGAGCGGGCGCGTGGATTGCGTCGAAACCAGACCGATGCCGAACGCAAGCTCTGGTATTACCTGCGCAACCGGCGACTTTCGGGTCACAAATTCCGCCGCCAACAAGAAATCGATCAGTACATCGTTGACTTCGTGTGCGTCGACGCCATGCTGGTCATCGAGCTGGATGGCGGCCAGCACGCCGAGCGGCAGGAATACGACGGACGCCGCACCCGATATCTGCAAGCGAAGGGATACCGCGTGCTGCGTTTCTGGAACAATGAAGCATTGACGAAGATAGAAAGCGTGCTTGAGGTGATTTTGGAGGCTGTCGCAAGTCCGCCCCCTCACCCCAGCCCTCTCCCCGCAGGGGAGAGGGAGCAGCTCGCGCCGGAGAGTGAAGAGTGA
- a CDS encoding bifunctional aspartate kinase/diaminopimelate decarboxylase, with protein sequence MKFGGTSVASLPRWQNILELVASRRAEGARVLVVVSALSGITDALKQLCRHADRAERNEAAKTIVQRHYELLEHMQLALPATLNERLGDLVRLADDSGSLGELAWQAQVQAHGELMSSALGAAFLSHSGVSTQWLDARECLSAVALPNQNERTRLLSAMVEAKPDPALNARLAALGEVFITQGFIARESQGRTVLLGRGGSDTSAAYFGALLKAQRVEIWTDVAGMFTANPRQVPGARLLQRLDYEEAQEIASTGAKVLHPRCLSPLREPRVPLLIKDTNRPELEGTVIGPEVRAHAPSVKAISARKGITLVSMESVGMWQQVGFLADVFAHFKQHGLSVDLIGSAETNVTVSLDPTENLLDSDAIAALASDLAKVCRVKVIAPCAAITLVGRGMRSLLHTLSGVLAEFGQLRVHMISQSSNNLNLTFVVDEEVVDLLLPHLHDLLIGAGALRTDDSALFGPSWQALYGSGETPDVAAAWWHEAERDRLLQIAAEATPRYVYHLPTVRHQARELKSLAAVDRLHYAVKANTHPAILAALAGEGFGFECVSPGELKFVLAHVPESAPLLFTPNFAPRDDYAWALTTRATVSLDALYPLEHWGELFRGREIVLRVDLGRGLGHHEKVRTGGSGSKFGLPVDQLDDFLHLADAHGVTVRGLHAHLGSGILDDTHWGEVYAQLASLAERIGSVSFIDIGGGLGVPSHPGEARLDIPALDRVLREVKAAYPHYQLWMEPGRYLVADAGVLLAKVTQQKGKGALRYLGLDTGMNSLIRPALYDAWHEIVNLTRLHEPATALYQIVGPICESGDVLGSDRRLPEAAEGDVMLIAQAGAYGKVMSSPYNMRDEASEVVIDA encoded by the coding sequence ATGAAGTTCGGCGGCACCAGCGTGGCGAGCTTGCCGCGCTGGCAGAACATCCTCGAGCTGGTGGCCAGCCGGCGCGCCGAGGGCGCCCGGGTACTGGTGGTGGTTTCCGCGCTGTCCGGCATCACCGATGCGCTGAAGCAGTTGTGCCGGCACGCCGATCGCGCCGAGCGCAACGAGGCGGCGAAGACCATCGTGCAGCGTCATTACGAACTGCTCGAACACATGCAGCTGGCCCTGCCGGCGACACTCAACGAGCGCCTGGGTGACCTGGTCCGGCTGGCCGATGACAGCGGCAGCTTGGGCGAACTGGCTTGGCAGGCCCAGGTGCAGGCGCACGGCGAGCTGATGTCCAGTGCATTGGGTGCCGCCTTCCTCAGTCACAGCGGCGTGTCCACCCAATGGCTGGATGCGCGCGAATGCCTGTCGGCCGTGGCGCTGCCGAACCAGAACGAGCGCACCCGGCTGCTGTCGGCCATGGTCGAGGCGAAACCCGATCCCGCGCTGAACGCGCGGCTGGCCGCGCTGGGCGAGGTGTTCATCACCCAGGGGTTCATCGCCCGCGAAAGCCAGGGCCGCACGGTGCTGCTCGGTCGCGGCGGCTCGGATACTTCGGCCGCCTATTTCGGCGCGTTGCTGAAGGCGCAGCGAGTGGAGATCTGGACCGACGTGGCCGGCATGTTCACCGCCAACCCGCGCCAGGTGCCCGGGGCCCGCCTGCTGCAGCGGCTGGATTACGAGGAGGCCCAGGAAATCGCCTCGACCGGCGCCAAGGTGCTGCATCCGCGCTGCCTGTCGCCACTGCGCGAGCCGCGCGTGCCGCTGCTGATCAAGGACACCAACCGGCCCGAGCTCGAGGGCACGGTGATCGGTCCCGAGGTGCGCGCGCACGCGCCCAGCGTCAAGGCGATCAGCGCGCGCAAGGGCATCACCCTGGTGTCGATGGAATCGGTCGGGATGTGGCAACAGGTCGGTTTCCTTGCCGACGTGTTCGCCCACTTCAAGCAGCACGGTCTGTCGGTGGACCTGATCGGTTCGGCCGAGACCAATGTCACCGTGTCGCTGGACCCCACCGAGAACCTGCTCGATTCCGACGCGATCGCGGCGCTGGCCTCGGATCTGGCCAAGGTGTGCCGGGTCAAGGTGATTGCGCCGTGCGCCGCGATCACCCTGGTCGGTCGCGGCATGCGCTCGCTGCTGCATACCCTGTCCGGCGTGCTGGCCGAGTTCGGCCAGTTGCGCGTGCACATGATTTCGCAGTCGTCGAACAACCTGAACCTCACCTTCGTGGTGGACGAGGAGGTGGTGGATCTGTTGCTGCCGCACCTGCACGACCTGTTGATCGGCGCCGGTGCCTTGCGCACCGACGACAGCGCCTTGTTCGGTCCCAGCTGGCAGGCGCTGTACGGCAGCGGCGAAACGCCGGACGTGGCCGCCGCGTGGTGGCACGAGGCCGAACGCGATCGCCTGCTGCAGATCGCCGCCGAAGCCACGCCCCGTTACGTCTACCACCTGCCCACCGTGCGCCACCAGGCGCGCGAGCTGAAGTCGCTGGCCGCGGTCGATCGCCTGCACTATGCGGTGAAGGCGAACACCCATCCGGCGATTCTCGCTGCGCTGGCCGGGGAAGGTTTCGGTTTCGAGTGCGTGTCGCCCGGCGAGCTGAAGTTCGTGCTGGCACACGTGCCCGAATCCGCGCCGCTGCTGTTCACGCCGAACTTCGCGCCGCGCGACGACTACGCCTGGGCGCTGACCACGCGCGCCACGGTGTCGCTCGACGCGCTGTATCCGCTGGAGCACTGGGGCGAACTGTTCCGCGGCCGCGAGATCGTGCTGCGGGTGGATCTGGGTCGCGGCCTGGGCCATCACGAAAAGGTGCGCACCGGTGGCAGCGGCAGCAAGTTCGGCCTGCCGGTCGATCAGCTGGACGACTTCCTGCATCTGGCCGACGCGCATGGCGTCACGGTGCGCGGCCTGCATGCACACCTGGGCTCGGGCATCCTCGACGACACGCACTGGGGCGAGGTCTACGCCCAGCTGGCCAGCCTGGCCGAACGCATCGGCAGCGTCAGCTTCATCGACATCGGCGGCGGCCTTGGCGTGCCGTCGCATCCGGGCGAGGCGCGGCTGGACATCCCCGCACTCGATCGCGTGCTGCGCGAGGTCAAGGCCGCGTATCCGCATTACCAGCTGTGGATGGAGCCGGGCCGTTACCTGGTGGCCGACGCCGGCGTGCTGCTGGCGAAGGTCACCCAGCAGAAGGGCAAGGGCGCGTTGCGTTACCTCGGCCTCGACACCGGCATGAACAGCCTGATCCGTCCTGCGCTGTACGACGCCTGGCACGAGATCGTCAACCTGACCCGCCTGCACGAACCGGCCACCGCGCTGTACCAGATCGTTGGCCCGATCTGCGAAAGCGGCGACGTGCTGGGCAGCGACCGTCGCCTGCCCGAAGCGGCCGAAGGCGACGTGATGCTGATCGCCCAGGCCGGCGCCTACGGCAAGGTGATGTCCAGCCCGTACAACATGCGCGACGAGGCCAGCGAGGTAGTCATTGATGCCTGA
- a CDS encoding fumarate hydratase yields MTSIKQEDLIQSVADALQYISYYHPVDYIKSLAAAYEREESPAAKDAMAQILINSRMAAEGHRPLCQDTGIVTVFLKVGMNVRWDDASMSLEDMANEGVRRAYMDPDNKLRASVLADPAGKRINTKDNTPSVVNMSIVPGDMVEVIVAAKGGGSEAKSKFAMLNPSDSIVDWVLKTVPTMGAGWCPPGMLGIGIGGTAEKAMLMAKESLMESIDIQELIARGPANRCEELRIELYEKVNALGIGAQGLGGLTTVLDVKVKDFPTHAANLPVAMIPNCAATRHAHFVLDGSGPVMLDPPSLEDWPKLTYDTSKGRRVNLDTVTREEVASWKPGETLLLNGKLLTGRDAAHKRMVEMLNKGEPLPVDFKGRFIYYVGPVDPVREEVVGPAGPTTATRMDKFTEQVLAQTGLLGMVGKAERGPAAIEAIKKHQSVYLMAVGGAAYLVSKAIKASRVVGFADLGMEAIYEFTVEGMPVTVAVDSGGTSVHQTGPREWQARIGKIPVFVQ; encoded by the coding sequence ATGACCTCCATCAAGCAAGAAGACCTGATCCAGTCCGTCGCCGACGCGTTGCAGTACATCAGCTACTACCACCCGGTCGACTACATCAAGAGCCTCGCCGCCGCCTACGAGCGCGAGGAATCGCCCGCCGCGAAGGATGCGATGGCGCAGATCCTGATCAACTCGCGGATGGCCGCCGAAGGTCATCGCCCGCTATGCCAGGACACCGGCATCGTCACCGTGTTCCTGAAAGTCGGCATGAACGTGCGTTGGGACGATGCCAGCATGTCGCTGGAGGACATGGCCAACGAAGGCGTGCGCCGTGCGTACATGGACCCGGACAACAAGCTGCGCGCCAGCGTGCTGGCCGACCCCGCCGGCAAGCGCATCAACACGAAGGACAACACGCCGTCGGTGGTGAACATGTCGATCGTGCCGGGCGATATGGTCGAGGTGATCGTGGCGGCCAAGGGCGGCGGCTCGGAAGCGAAGTCGAAGTTCGCGATGCTCAACCCGTCCGACTCGATCGTCGACTGGGTGCTGAAAACCGTGCCCACGATGGGCGCCGGCTGGTGCCCGCCGGGCATGCTGGGCATCGGCATCGGCGGCACCGCCGAGAAGGCGATGCTGATGGCGAAGGAGTCGCTGATGGAGTCGATCGACATCCAGGAACTGATCGCGCGGGGTCCGGCCAACCGTTGCGAGGAACTGCGCATCGAGCTGTACGAGAAGGTCAACGCGCTGGGCATCGGTGCGCAGGGCCTGGGCGGCCTCACCACCGTGCTCGACGTCAAGGTGAAGGATTTTCCGACCCACGCGGCGAACCTGCCGGTGGCGATGATCCCGAACTGCGCCGCGACCCGCCACGCGCACTTCGTGCTGGACGGCAGTGGCCCGGTGATGCTCGATCCGCCGTCGCTGGAAGACTGGCCCAAGCTCACCTACGACACCTCGAAGGGCCGCCGGGTGAACCTCGACACCGTCACCCGCGAGGAAGTGGCCAGCTGGAAACCGGGCGAGACCCTGCTGCTCAACGGCAAGCTGCTGACTGGCCGCGATGCCGCGCACAAGCGCATGGTCGAGATGTTGAACAAGGGCGAACCGCTGCCGGTCGATTTCAAGGGCCGCTTCATCTACTACGTGGGCCCGGTCGATCCCGTGCGCGAAGAAGTCGTCGGCCCCGCCGGCCCCACGACCGCCACGCGGATGGACAAGTTCACCGAACAGGTGCTGGCGCAGACGGGTTTGCTCGGCATGGTCGGCAAGGCCGAGCGCGGCCCGGCCGCGATCGAGGCGATCAAGAAGCACCAGTCGGTGTATCTGATGGCCGTCGGCGGCGCCGCCTACCTGGTGTCCAAGGCGATCAAGGCTTCGCGCGTGGTCGGCTTCGCCGATCTGGGCATGGAGGCAATCTACGAATTCACCGTCGAGGGCATGCCGGTGACCGTGGCCGTCGACTCCGGCGGCACCTCGGTGCACCAGACCGGCCCGCGCGAGTGGCAGGCAAGGATCGGAAAGATCCCCGTCTTTGTTCAATAG
- a CDS encoding PhzF family phenazine biosynthesis protein: MPDTFHFLQLDVFASRLFDGNPLAVVIGAQGLDGQAMQRIARWTNLSETTFLLPPSTPQADYRVRIFTPRQELPFAGHPSVGSAYAAIEAGLVDAGKTALIQECAAGLLPVQVIGQGPTRIIHVQAPPARMHAVDDARRAQLASALQVELAGDEVVLVDNGPHWLLCQLGEAATVRALKPDMGALAEICTRQQAVGVGVFGHERSGNAAMAVRAFCPADGIPEDPVTGSANAAIMAWLAARGDRDGYGLDYRASQGREVGRDGIVEVARDAASGAVTIGGQCVIGVRGELRLDEPTGHA; this comes from the coding sequence ATGCCCGACACCTTCCACTTCCTGCAGCTGGACGTCTTCGCCAGCCGCCTGTTCGATGGCAACCCGCTGGCCGTGGTGATCGGGGCGCAAGGGCTGGATGGCCAGGCCATGCAGCGCATCGCGCGCTGGACCAATCTCTCGGAAACCACCTTCCTGCTGCCGCCGAGCACGCCGCAGGCGGATTACCGCGTGCGCATCTTCACCCCGCGGCAGGAGCTGCCGTTTGCCGGCCACCCCAGCGTGGGCAGCGCGTATGCGGCGATCGAGGCCGGCCTGGTCGACGCCGGCAAGACGGCGCTGATCCAGGAGTGCGCCGCCGGCCTGCTGCCGGTGCAGGTGATCGGCCAGGGGCCGACGCGAATCATCCACGTGCAGGCGCCGCCGGCGCGGATGCACGCGGTGGACGATGCACGGCGGGCGCAACTGGCATCCGCGCTGCAGGTGGAACTTGCCGGGGATGAGGTAGTGCTCGTGGACAACGGTCCGCACTGGCTGCTGTGCCAGCTGGGCGAGGCGGCAACCGTCCGGGCACTGAAGCCGGACATGGGCGCCCTGGCGGAAATCTGCACGCGGCAGCAAGCCGTCGGCGTCGGCGTGTTCGGCCATGAACGTTCCGGCAATGCGGCGATGGCCGTGCGCGCGTTCTGCCCGGCCGACGGCATTCCGGAAGACCCGGTCACCGGCAGCGCCAACGCGGCGATCATGGCCTGGCTGGCCGCGCGGGGCGATCGCGACGGCTACGGCCTGGACTATCGCGCCAGCCAGGGCCGCGAAGTGGGTCGCGACGGCATCGTCGAGGTGGCCCGCGACGCGGCCAGCGGCGCGGTCACCATCGGTGGCCAGTGCGTCATCGGCGTTCGTGGTGAACTGAGGCTTGATGAGCCGACCGGTCACGCATGA